One window of Carassius auratus strain Wakin chromosome 17, ASM336829v1, whole genome shotgun sequence genomic DNA carries:
- the chrm3a gene encoding muscarinic acetylcholine receptor M1 has translation MDSNSTELGLYSPSDALEVGIYPASTPWPLLQNTSLINLSDVFKLNGSNVEVDGQSYDPLGGHSLWQVILIVVFTGLLSLITIIGNILVMVSFKVNRQLKTVNNYFLLSLAVADLIIGVISMNLYTTYIVMGHWAMGNWACDLWLAIDYVASNASVMNLLVISFDRYFSITRPLTYRAKRTTRRAGVMIGLAWFVSLILWAPAILFWQYFVGERTVPMDKCYIQFLSEPIITFCTAMAAFYLPVTIMSVLYWRIYKETENRSRELAGLQGSVGRFGGIERPRFHLRATGGSSRSCSSFELGQPGHKQSSLHGLSGRFHCWGWKAGGRDKGGPHREADQSSSDSWNNNDAGLSADHSGSSDDDESAPSTTRAIFSIVLSLPGMKAAVNSQVTSCEDLDTEEDPLRSPVENDGRDGSITRSITNGNKRFVGSMSKVHSVSAIQPSMDPNIDGTNTTVKSPSAPITFKEAVLAKRFAARARTQITKRKRMSLIKEKKAAQTLSAILFAFIITWTPYNIMVLVNTFCNGCIPENLWALGYWLCYVNSTVNPMCYALCNKTFRTTFKMILLCRWDQKKSKPSFPQRQAVRFHRSIPTDST, from the coding sequence ATGGACTCCAACAGCACAGAGTTGGGCCTGTACTCACCATCCGACGCCCTGGAAGTGGGAATCTACCCGGCATCCACTCCATGGCCATTGCTCCAGAACACAAGCCTCATCAACCTCAGTGATGTTTTCAAGCTCAATGGGAGTAATGTCGAGGTTGATGGTCAATCCTATGATCCTCTGGGCGGCCATTCACTCTGGCAGGTCATTCTCATCGTTGTGTTTACAGGACTGCTTTCCCTTATTACTATTATAGGCAACATCTTGGTCATGGTGTCGTTTAAGGTCAACCGCCAGCTCAAAACAGTTAACAATTACTTCCTACTAAGTTTAGCCGTGGCAGATCTCATCATTGGGGTCATCTCTATGAACCTGTACACTACCTACATTGTCATGGGCCACTGGGCAATGGGAAACTGGGCATGTGACCTCTGGCTAGCAATAGACTACGTAGCCAGCAATGCATCTGTCATGAATCTGCTGGTCATTAGCTTTGACCGGTATTTCTCCATCACAAGGCCTCTGACGTACCGTGCCAAACGCACCACCAGGCGGGCAGGAGTGATGATTGGCCTGGCGTGGTTTGTGTCGCTCATACTTTGGGCTCCTGCCATTTTGTTCTGGCAGTATTTTGTAGGAGAAAGAACCGTTCCAATGGATAAATGCTACATTCAATTTCTCTCAGAGCCTATTATTACATTTTGCACTGCAATGGCAGCTTTCTACCTGCCGGTGACGATAATGAGTGTTCTGTACTGGCGAatatacaaagagacagagaACCGTTCTCGGGAACTTGCAGGATTACAAGGCTCGGTTGGAAGGTTCGGAGGCATCGAGCGACCGCGCTTCCATCTCCGTGCCACTGGGGGGAGCTCTAGAAGCTGCAGCAGCTTCGAACTGGGCCAACCTGGCCACAAACAAAGCTCCCTTCATGGCCTGAGTGGCCGATTCCACTGCTGGGGGTGGAAGGCGGGTGGCAGGGATAAAGGTGGGCCGCACCGGGAGGCAGATCAGAGCAGCAGCGACAGCTGGAATAACAACGACGCTGGACTGTCAGCCGACCACTCGGGCTCATCTGACGACGACGAGAGCGCGCCATCCACCACGCGGGCGATATTCTCCATTGTTCTCAGTCTGCCTGGCATGAAGGCAGCTGTAAACTCCCAGGTCACTTCTTGTGAGGATTTGGACACTGAGGAAGATCCATTACGGTCCCCTGTGGAGAACGACGGCAGGGATGGCAGCATCACCCGCTCCATCACCAACGGGAACAAGAGGTTTGTTGGAAGCATGAGTAAAGTTCACTCAGTGTCTGCCATACAACCGTCAATGGATCCAAACATTGATGGAACCAACACCACTGTTAAATCCCCCTCAGCGCCTATAACTTTCAAAGAGGCAGTCCTAGCAAAGCGTTTCGCAGCTCGCGCAAGGACGCAAATCACCAAGCGGAAGCGTATGTCgctaataaaagaaaagaaagcggCGCAAACTCTAAGCGCCATCCTTTTCGCTTTCATTATTACGTGGACACCTTATAACATTATGGTGCTAGTAAACACCTTCTGTAATGGCTGCATACCTGAGAACCTCTGGGCTCTAGGCTATTGGCTATGCTACGTTAACAGTACAGTAAATCCTATGTGTTATGCCCTTTGCAACAAGACTTTTCGTACCACTTTCAAGATGATCCTGCTTTGTCGCTGGGATCAGAAAAAAAGCAAGCCAAGCTTTCCACAAAGACAGGCTGTGAGATTTCACAGGAGCATACCTACAGACTCCACATAG
- the fmn2a gene encoding formin-2, producing MQTIQTIEMQLPVLRESFHSSPFRERVKERRKSSLTNLIRRQQQQLLLQQQQSELHQKQQLLSPSQGHTAHAQLVRSSSSPLCDLVEQIDEQEKMKETGRQGELSLRQSSAIASQPASSKQLLPMVKREREGLEREREKVQGSTERERGEKREQTRERESQSYHTRSQHGLIAKGVRLLRSMGNQEAKQKKTTVTTGVEGAGNGASTEDRDHEHLKKIKKSKLSDDSGKKKSKSEGSRGSVFSNIRIRKGLSRKGLSKEDVLDNGIRINSMDANGSSNGGISGDELEGLTPDSKQLTAESRQSTLDTTEDDAERETEGSGSDTDLYSYHSAAEAQDLLSDIQRIIGQQQQMEGVSEGQNCSGQVGSDGQTEVTQGLTCSSLACMGEPEKVEGVSASISTEQDLKYSGDTVEGVIITTLKAEAGGEVTDVANKAERLSSFAIDYCIQDSTTDTSSARDTTAVTTSTSNYSFQDTTATSTSYESAEEILESSSLSSPLEECHYDSNSLTQSLEVGLNSRNQTSSMSKISRVIFVPQKSISSVELNVEGDGHVEEVDCEYSHQQRRKSSGASITQWSSENFLGLGSRPRRTSSANLGVKPYPTVHTSYVKTTTRQLTSPIISPLTTPSLSPMCPRRVGLELGSVQGSYRAGSWRTQRQRSCSIAGPVGCHEEWCEAIHDQSELVNHGFQTLRSRQTPSAFPDVFSGRSLFERCLVQWGYSEHGTAAEDVERFCSHILALGILQPFSDCIKEPPTGSDVTDKPIFNKEQLYTWAPMGQNEIRTPGQLQTMSPPSPSPNSTQLQDGSTEQSGIVPEETSISIQELERTIEELLVKISDMEKDNVLDGTKLGKRDREVGGFNQAIKQTKVNKQRVHSAIQTSPVEEAFKLPVPLSDQSHFPKLSDTATSPVGLPNTCSCQRTQKIPSPAPSLLPVVSGFPTPSKQDASVPPPLPPPLPDAIQIHLPFLGTPPPPPPPPPLPGMGLPHLPLKGIASSSPQPPLQIMALPPPPPPLPGIIPPLASVGMAPPPPPPLPGMAPPPPPPPPGCGPPPPPPPPGFGPPPPFGPPPPFMGLVPSSMTQESVPLKAVIEPPRPMKPLYWTRLQLNAKKDAKSDLVWEKVQEPSVDFDEFVELFAKSAVKEKKKPISDTITKSKAKQVVKLLSNKRSQAVGILMSSLHLDMKDIKNAILNMDCTVVDLETLQALYENRAQKEEMDQIEKHIKSSKDKENAKPLDKPEQFLLQLSEVPQFSERVFCILFQSTFTECVTSVQRKLETLLRVCTALKSSQAVLQVLGLVLAFGNIMNGGNRSRGQADGFSLDILPKLKDVKSSDSSQSLLSYIVAYYLRHFDEDAGKETCVYPLPEPQDLFQASQMKFEDFQCDLRKLRKNLNACSAETEKVCNVSSEENLQPFKDKMEEFLTRAKAELELQEKQLAGTQRIFLELSVFFSVKPKAGEKEVSPNTFFTVWHEFSSDFKELWKRENKCLLQERLKAAEETFKQAREKATYNIKPKHASGIKAKLGQKM from the exons ATGCAAACCATTCAGACCATAGAGATGCAGTTACCTGTCCTGCGAGAGAGTTTCCACTCCTCTCCCttcagagagagagtgaaagaacgGAGGAAGAGCAGCCTGACAAATCTCatcagaagacaacagcagcagTTATTACTCCAGCAACAACAATCAGAATTACATCAGAAGCAACAGCTGTTGTCACCCTCACAGGGCCACACTGCACATGCTCAGTTGGTCCGCTCTTCCAGCAGCCCGTTATGTGACTTAGTAGAGCAAATAGATGAGCAAGAGAAAATGAAAGAGACCGGGAGGCAGGGGGAGCTGTCTCTCAGGCAGTCCTCGGCTATTGCGTCACAGCCTGCATCATCAAAGCAGCTGCTGCCGatggtgaagagagagagagagggattagagagggagagggagaaagTGCAAGGGAGCACGGAGAgggagagaggagagaagagagagcAGACAAGAGAACGAGAAAGTCAGTCCTATCACACACGTTCCCAGCATGGCCTGATCGCTAAAGGTGTTCGCCTTCTGAGGAGCATGGGAAACCAGGAGGCCAAGCAGAAGAAGACCACTGTCACAACAGGAGTGGAAGGTGCTGGGAATGGGGCAAGCACTGAGGACCGAGACCATGAACATCTCAAGAAGATTAAGAAAAGTAAATTGTCAGACGACTCGGGCAAGAAGAAATCCAAATCGGAAGGCTCCAGAGGTTCTGTATTTTCCAACATCCGTATCAGAAAGGGCCTCTCCCGGAAAGGGTTGTCCAAAGAGGATGTACTGGACAATGGGATTAGGATTAACAGCATGGATGCTAACGGCAGCAGCAATGGTGGAATATCGGGTGATGAGCTGGAGGGTCTCACGCCTGATAGTAAGCAACTCACGGCTGAAAGCAGGCAGTCAACTCTGGACACGACAGAAGATGATgctgagagagagactgagggaTCAGGGTCAGATACAGACCTCTACAGCTACCACTCAGCCGCTGAGGCTCAAGATCTGCTGTCGGATATCCAGAGGATTATCGGACAACAGCAGCAGATGGAGGGAGTTTCTGAGGGGCAAAACTGTAGTGGACAAGTAGGGTCTGATGGCCAGACTGAGGTCACTCAGGGTCTTACTTGTAGTAGTCTTGCTTGTATGGGTGAACCAGAGAAGGTAGAAGGTGTATCTGCATCTATCAGCACAGAACAAGATCTTAAATATAGTGGGGACACAGTAGAAGGGGTGATTATAACCACACTAAAGGCAGAAGCAGGTGGTGAAGTGACTGATGTTGCAAATAAAGCTGAACGTTTGAGCAGTTTTGCCATTGACTATTGCATTCAGGATAGTACCACTGACACAAGTAGTGCCCGGGATACCACAGCTGTTACCACATCTACCAGTAACTACAGTTTTCAAGATACTACAGCAACATCCACCTCCTATGAGAGTGCCGAGGAGATCCTGGAGAGTTCATCTCTATCATCTCCTCTTGAAGAGTGTCATTACGATAGCAATAGCCTGACTCAAAGCCTAGAAGTCGGCCTCAATTCAAGAAATCAGACCAGCTCAATGTCCAAAATCAGCCGGGTAATTTTCGTCCCACAGAAGAGCATTAGTAGTGTAGAGCTGAACGTAGAGGGTGATGGTCATGTAGAGGAGGTAGATTGTGAGTATTCCCACCAACAGAGAAGGAAAAGCAGTGGCGCGTCCATCACACAGTGGTCATCTGAGAACTTTTTAGGCTTAGGGTCAAGACCACGTAGAACTTCCAGCGCTAACCTCGGGGTTAAACCTTATCCTACAGTACACACTTCTTATGTTAAAACAACCACCAGACAGCTCACATCACCTATAATATCTCCATTGACCACTCCGTCCCTTAGCCCAATGTGTCCTCGCAGGGTCGGCTTAGAGCTGGGCTCAGTTCAGGGGTCATACAGAGCAGGAAGCTGGAGAACACAGAGACAACGGTCCTGTAGCATTGCAGGTCCGGTGGGTTGTCATGAAGAATGGTGTGAAGCCATACATGATCAGTCAGAGCTTGTTAATCATGGCTTCCAAACCCTCAGATCCAGGCAAACACCAtctgcctttccagatgtgtttTCAG GTCGCTCTCTGTTCGAGAGGTGTCTTGTACAGTGGGGTTATTCTGAACATGGCACTGCTGCAGAGGATGTTGAAAGATTCTGTTCCCATATTCTGGCTTTGGGGATTCTACAGCCTTTCAGTGACTGCATCAAGGAACCACCCACAGGAAGTGATGTTACAGATAAGCCCATTTTCAAT AAGGAGCAGCTGTATACCTGGGCTCCAATGGGACAGAATGAGATCAGAACACCTGGGCAGCTCCAAACAATGTCGCCTCCAAGTCCGTCCCCCAATTCCACACAGCTGCAA GATGGATCCACGGAGCAATCTGGAATCGTTCCGGAAGAAACGTCCATTTCCATTCAGGAGCTAGAGCGAACAATTGAAGAATTACTTGTGAAAATCTCAGATATGGAAAAAGACAATGTTTTGGATGGCACAAAGCTTGGAAAAAGGGATCGAGAAGTGGGTGGTTTCAATCAAGCCATTAAACAgactaaagtaaataaacaacgaGTTCATTCAGCCATTCAGACCTCACCTGTCGAGGAAGCCTTTAAACTTCCAGTGCCTTTATCAGACCAATCACATTTTCCCAAATTAAGTGACACCGCTACTTCACCAGTGGGATTGCCCAATACCTGTAGCTGCCAAAGAACACAGAAAATCCCTTCCCCTGCACCATCACTACTTCCTGTTGTTTCAGGTTTCCCAACACCTTCAAAACAAGATGCATCAGTTCCTCCACCTCTTCCACCTCCACTCCCAGATGCGATTCAGATCCATCTGCCTTTCCTGGGTACTCCTCCACCCCCACCCCCTCCACCTCCACTTCCAGGTATGGGTCTGCCCCATCTGCCACTCAAGGGTATAGCTTCTTCCTCTCCACAACCTCCACTCCAAATTATGGCTCTGCCCCCTCCACCGCCTCCGCTCCCAGGTATTATTCCTCCACTTGCATCTGTGGGCATGGCTCCACCTCCTCCACCTCCACTCCCAGGTATGGCCCCaccccctcctcctccacctcctggCTGTGGACCCCCACCACCCCCTCCTCCACCTGGTTTTGGGCCACCACCACCCTTCGGTCCCCCTCCACCCTTCATGGGGTTGGTGCCGTCTAGCATGACTCAGGAGTCCGTCCCCCTGAAGGCTGTCATCGAACCTCCACGGCCCATGAAACCACTCTACTGGACACGGCTTCAGCTAAATGCCAAAAA GGATGCCAAAAGTGACCTGGTGTGGGAAAAGGTTCAAGAGCCTTCAGTAGACTTTGACGAATTTGTGGAGCTGTTTGCCAAAAGTGCAGTCAAGGAAAAGAAGAAACCTATCTCAGATACCATAACAAAATCCAAGGCCAAACAG gttgtCAAGCTGCTGAGTAACAAACGTTCCCAAGCGGTGGGGATTCTGATGTCCAGTCTTCATTTAGATATGAAAGATATTAAGAATG CCATCTTGAACATGGACTGCACCGTGGTGGATCTGGAGACGCTCCAGGCGCTGTATGAAAAC AGAGCTCAGAAAGAAGAGATGGATCAGATTGAGAAACATATCAAGTCTtcaaaagataaagaaaatgcaAAACCACTGGACAAGCCTgaaca GTTTTTGCTGCAGTTGTCAGAGGTTCCTCAGTTCTCAGAGCGGGTTTTCTGTATTCTCTTCCAGTCCACCTTCACAGAATGTGTTACATCAGTTCAGCGCAAGCTTGAAACACTGCTGAGAGTCTGTACG GCTCTAAAATCAAGTCAAGCCGTCCTGCAGGTTCTAGGTTTGGTTCTTGCATTTGGGAACATTATGAACGGGGGCAACCGGAGCAGAGGACAGGCAGACGGATTTTCCCTAGACATCCTACCCAAGTTAAAAGATGTCAAGAGCAGT GATAGTTCTCAGAGCCTCCTGTCCTACATAGTTGCTTACTATCTGCGACACTTTGATGAG GATGCAGGTAAAGAAACATGCGTGTACCCACTTCCAGAGCCTCAGGATCTGTTTCAGGCTTCACAGATGAAGTTTGAGGATTTTCAATGTGACCTACGCAAGCTAcggaaaaatctgaatg